TCATCATTTTTATCCAAAGATAACACTCTTCGTTGTTTACAGCTGCGCCACCCAAAGCTGCGATAGCTTCAACGCGGTTAACGAGATTTCCGTCCGCGTCTTTCTCCATGAAATACTTATCCCTGGTATCTTTTATTTTGCGAGCAATGTCGGGAATAGCATCTTCCCAGGTTCTTTCCTCCCAGTCACAGCCACCAGGTCCACGATAAAGCACTTTTTTGTTTCGTTTGCCAGCTACATCAGCTGCTATTTGAAATATCGAAGAACCCTTGGAACACAAGCTACCAAGATTTGTAGGATGGTCAGGATCACCATCTACGGCAATTGGATGACCGTGCTCATCTGAGTAAATAACAGCACCACAACCACAGGAACAGAAAGGACAAATGGTATAAGCTATATTAGCGCCAGCCGTCCTGAGCTCTTCCGCCTCAGCCGCAACCGCTGCCATATCATAACCAAACTCCATAAGAGCAGTTGTCGCTACTGACGCGCCTGTAAGTTTTAAAAAACTTCTTCGTGTGAGCTTCACGTTTATGGCTCACTCCTTTCTAAAATAGTTTATGACTTGCATGAAACCAACTAACTTTCGGAACCCCCTGTAATGGATTAAAACAAAATAATTACTAACCCAAAATAATTTGGATTAATTTTGCAAGTCTAATTGATATCATTAGGGTTTCCGATTCTTTCCTCTTCTCTTCTGGCCTCACCCCCTTCTCTTTGATTTTTTACTCAAGCTTATCTATTTAATTAACCATGCTAACCTTGAGTAAAAAAGATATGTATATTACAAATTAAAATAAAAAAAGGAAACCCATGACAAATATGCCAAGGATCTCCTTTGCAAATACGGCAGGTATAAAAATTGCTTCTTATACCTTATCGCTCACAATCTCCTCGAGGGAGAAAGTAAGTCGGAGATTCTTTCAAAAAAATTCTCCACTTAGCCAAATTAAATTGTAAAATAATCCAGTTATTAACTATTAACAATAATACGCTATATTATATTCCAAAAAAATGCAACAAAGAAAATCATAAAATTTATTTTTAAAAACAATTAATTATATTTATCAAAACTAAGTTTCTTTATTGCCTGCTCCTGACAGATAGTAGAGAGTATATAATAACTCTTTGACGGGATTAGTATTGTGAACTTTAACCGCATCGGGAACCGTAACTATAACCGGAGTATAATTGAGAACAATTTTTACTCCCGCTTCTACTAATAAGTTAGCGATATTTTGGGCCTCCGCAGCAGGAACCGCGATAACCCCAATAGTTATATTTTTTTCTTTAATTATTTTTTTTAAACTTTTAATGTCACTGACTTCAAGTTTACCGATTTTTTTCCCGGTTTTGGTTGCATCATTATCAAATACAGCAGATACAGAAAAACCGTGTATCGCAAACCCATCATAACCCACAATTGCCGAACCTAAATTGCCGGCTCCAACAACGGCAATTCTATGATGTTCGTCGGACCCTAATATATGCTTAATTTTTAAGATAAGAATATCTGTGTTGTAGCCTACCCCTTTCTTCCCAAAAGTGCCAAAACGAGCTAAATCACGTCGTATTTCGGCAGGATTTATTTCTGTAAACTCTCCGAGTCTTTTTGAGGAAACGGTAACGCAACCATCTTGTTTGAGCTCCATTAAACAGTTTAAATACACAGGCAATCTTTCTATTACTCCTTCAGGAATCTTTTTGCTCATCCATCCTCACTCCGATGTTTATCTGTACTTAAAATTTATTTTATTTTAACACTCGTCTGTTAAAATTACTGCTCTTTTAATGTTATGAGCGAAAGACAAATATTACTATAAAAAGATTTGACATTTGTGTTATTCTTTTATTAGATTAGGCGATTTTGGAAAAATTTCAGCATAAAAAAACATTTTTTTAAACGCTCGCGGACAAAGTCACAACAACATACTAAAAAATTTTCTTCAAACATTTTATCAACCATCTAAATAATTTTTTTAAAATGCAATCATAAAGAGATTAGGGGGGTGATTAAAATGCGTAAG
Above is a genomic segment from Candidatus Oleimmundimicrobium sp. containing:
- a CDS encoding redox-sensing transcriptional repressor Rex — translated: MSKKIPEGVIERLPVYLNCLMELKQDGCVTVSSKRLGEFTEINPAEIRRDLARFGTFGKKGVGYNTDILILKIKHILGSDEHHRIAVVGAGNLGSAIVGYDGFAIHGFSVSAVFDNDATKTGKKIGKLEVSDIKSLKKIIKEKNITIGVIAVPAAEAQNIANLLVEAGVKIVLNYTPVIVTVPDAVKVHNTNPVKELLYTLYYLSGAGNKET